From the Rhizobium sp. SL42 genome, the window GGCCCTTCTCATGAAGTCACACAACGGAATTTAGATTGCAGCCGTCACGATGAACTCGACCTTGTAGTCCGGGGTCGCCAGCGGAGCACCGCTGGTGGCGCGGGCCGGCGGGTTTGCCGGGTCGATCCAGCCTTCCCAGACGGCGTTCATTTCGGCGAAGGTCGACATGTCGGACAGATAGATGATTGTCTGCAGGATCTTCGACTTGTCGGAGCCGGCAGCCGCCAGCAGGCGGTCCACTTCGGCCAGCGCCGATTTCGACTGTTCGGTGACCGTGGTGCCTTCGCCAACCTGGCCGGCGAGATAGACAGTGTTGCCGTGCACGACGGCGCCGCTCATACGCTTGCCCGGTTCGATACGCTTGATGGTCATGGAATTCTCCTATCGGATGTTGAAACGGAACGACGACGCCGCGCTTTGCCCGGCGTCGTCAGGGATAAATTGAAAAGGCTTCAACCGCGCTGACGCAGCGCATGCTCGTAGGTTGCCGTGGAACGGGCGCCCGAACGGCAGTAGCCAAGCATCGGACGCTCGAAATCCTCCAGCGCATCGACCATGCCGACCACCGCTTCCGGTGTCACACCCATGGGGCCGACCGGGACGTGCTTGATCTTGATGCCGAGCTGTTCAGCCCGCGCTGCCACGGCGGCAAATTCCGGCTGACCGAATTCCTCGCCGTCCGGACGATGGCAGACGATCGATTTGAAACCGAGTTCCTTGACCGTGTCCACATCCTCGACCGTGATCTGGCCGCTAACGGAATATTCCTCGTTGATCTGCCTGATATTCATCGGCGCACCTCTCTCAAACTTTGGCCGAAACATCTACGACGGGCTTACCGGGGCGTCAATCACAGACAGTGGTCCTTCGGTACGCCGCATCAGACGAAGGAAAAGGCCAGCCCGTATTCACGGCTCTCGCCGGGCGCCAGCATGACGAACTCGCCACGTGCCTCCAGCGCATCCCGGCTCTCCCAACGATGTGAGACCGGCTCAATGCCCAACACATGTGCCGGCGCCTTCTGGTTCCGCCAAACCTGTAGATAGGGCAAAGTATCGGTACGGAAGCGCACTTTCAGACGTTTTCCGCCGATCGCCCGGATCGGTCCGAGACGGAGCTCGGCCCAGCCGCCCTTGCCCGCCGGCACGCAAAAAATGCCGCCATCCTTCTCGCCGAAAGTCCACGGGAAGCCACCGTCATCGAGCATCGCGCCTTCCAGCCGCACGCCATCGTCGAAATGCTTGGCGCCGAGGTTCATGTGGTACATCAGGAACGCTGGAAACGGCGCACCACCGGTGTTGGTGACGACATCGCTCAGTTGCACCTCACCACTGTCGGCCTTCAGCCGCCAGATCCGGTCGAGACGCGCCCGTCCCCCATCCGCCAGTACGACCGGCACGGTCGCGCGAGCGACAAGATCCCCGCTTTCGGTGGAAACCTCAACCGCTTCGGCCGGATGCGATGAATAGGATCCATGCAGCGGGAACAATCCCTCGCCACCCGGCATTGGTTGCGGATGGCGGATATGGTCGGGCCCACAGGTAAACAGAAAGCCTTCGAGCGAATGGTCGATGCGGGCATCGCCGTCATCGGGAATAGCCCGCCCCGGTGCCAGATCGACACCATCGACAACGCAGGCGCCGATATCGAACACCGAACCCTCATCCAGCGAGAGTTGCGGTCCCTTCGGGCCATGGAATGCAATCATGCGTGACTTCCCTCCGCGACCGCGGGTACATGGCGAAAATGCCCAGCCGCCATGAGGTCTTCAAGACCACCAAGGCCGGTATCGAGTGCCGATAGATAGGGCAAATCGATGATTGCCTCAAGCCGATGTTGAAACTCGATGGCCTTCTGCCTGAAGGTGGAAAAACGCGCCCGGCCGGCCGGCGAGAGCGACAAAAGCTCGAAGCGTCGATCATGGGCATCGCGCTTGCGCTCCAGATAGCTACGCTCCTCCAAAACCTTGACCGCCCGGCTGATCTTGGTCTTCGACAGTCCCGACTGCCCGCAGATAGCCTTTGCCGTTGTGATCGTCGCGTCCCCTAGCGACCACAGAACCTGCCATTCGGACCAGGAAAGTTCGTCCTCTGGCCCGCAGAATCGCATAAACACCATGTCCAATCGTTCGGTCGCTCTGATCAATCGATACGGAAGAAAAGACTCCATGCTGAAACTGTCCTGCATCGCTCCACCCCACGATGGCCCCAAGTCAACTCGACGGAAAGATAGACGACAAATCTTCCATGCCACCGCAGATAGTTAACCATTAATTCACTATGAATTCACCTTTTCCACATTAGTGTCAAATTTGACGCGTTTGTCGCCTGCATAGACGAGGATTCTGCATCGTGTTCGACATCAAGAAAACCGGCCTGCTTCTGGTGGCAATGACCGCCGCACCAATATTCGACACCGCCCCGTCCATGGCGCAGTCCGCCTATGGTTACCGCCAGCCACAGACATTGCTCGTCTCGCCCGAAGGCGAGATCCTCGACTATGTGCCGGAGACCGGAGAGGTCGTCATCAGCCGCGACCAGATGGGACGCACGGTGCTGATCGATCGTTACGGCAATGTCGTGGCGACCGAAATTCCGGCAGAAAGCTATTTCCCGCCGAGCCAGCATGCCTCCAATCCAAACCTGCCGGGCGTCTACGACCCCTATGGAAATCCGCGCACCGAGGCTCCGGCCTGGGACGACAACGTCGTCACCGGCTCGGTTCCGCAGGATGGCCCAATCGACCGCCAGGCGCTTGATGCACTGCCGGAGGACATGCCCTATGGCGGTCCCGACCAGCCGCCGCCGACCGAAACGTCTACGCCGCGCATCGTCACACCGGACATCCCGGTGAAGAGCAACCTGTCGCAACTCGAAATGACCGCGCTGCAGGTTTTTCTCGATCGCGAGGGCGTGTCCCCCGGCGTGATCGACGGCAAGATGGGCCAGAACGTCAACAAGGCGCTGGTCGCCTGGCAGCAGATGACCGGCGAGACCATCGACCCGAACAATGCGGAGGAAGTGCTGGAGCGCCTGCGCCTGTCCGGCGGCCTTGCGATCACCAGCTACACCATTACGCCGGGTGACGCCGCTGGCCCCTATGTCGCGTCTATCCCGGAAGACTACAGCCACAAGGCGATGCTTCCGGCGCTCTCCTTCACGTCGACAACCGAAATGCTGGCCGAAAAATTCCATATGGACGAGGCCTATCTGAAGTCCCTCAATCCGGGCGTCGACTTCACCATTCCCGGCACGATCATAAAGGTGGTCGATCCAGGTCCGATAAAGGCCGGCAAGGTTGCGCGCATCGTCGCCAACAAGGGATTGAAGCAGGTCTTTGCCTATGGTGAGGACGGTGCTCTTGTTGCCGCCTATCCCGCCAGCATCGGCTCGTCCGACACACCCTCGCCGTCCGGCACGGTGACGATCGAGCGTATCGCGCTTAATCCGGGTTACACATACAATCCGAAGATCAACTTCCAGCAGGGTGAAAACAACAAGGTTCTTGCCATTCCGCCCGGCCCCAACGGCCCCGTCGGCACGGTCTGGCTTGCCCTTTCCAAGCCGACCTACGGCATTCACGGTACGCCCGAGCCATCCAAGATCGGCAGAACCCAGAGCCATGGCTGCATCCGCCTGACCAATTGGGACGCGACGGAACTGGCCAAGATGGTCAGCGCCGGAGTAACCGTCGAGTTCGTTGAATAATCGACCAAATCCCGCAAGACAAGGAAAGGCCTCCGGAGATGATCCGGAGGCCTTTTCACGTCTGCTGACCAAAATATCGGCAACGAAAAGCCGCCCGACCTTGACGGTCGGACGGCTTCAAGCACTTCCAATTGAAATTATCTCAGGCTGCGTTGCGCACCAACCGGAACAACCGGCGCGGCTGCGTCGTGCGGATCACCTTGACCGGCAGCAGCCGCATGACTTCGGCCGCGAACGCCTGCGCATTCTCGCGTGCCTTGTCGAGATTGCTGATCTTCGCTGCATCCATCGAATACAGCGTGCCGCCACAGTCGAAGATCTCGCGATAGGCGCTGCGCTCGACGATCGGCGTATCGATCACGTTGACACCACGCGTCGCCAGCAGCCCTTTGATCGTCAGCAGCGCACGCGTGGTAACCATGGATGTCACACGGGTGAGCACGACCGAATGCGGAATGACCATGCGACCGGCATCTTCCATCATCTTGATCAGATCGAGGATCTGCGCGCCGCCCTTGGCGTCCATGGCGCAGCCCTGGATCGGGATCATCACGTGATCGGACAGACCGACAGCCGTTGTCACCATGGCATCGCGCGCGCCGGCGAGATCCATGACGATGTAGTCATTGGTGCGCGAGAGTTCGCGAATATGCCCCTGCACGGAGGCCACCGACACTTCCGAAACCACTTCGATATTGTGCTGCGGACCGGAGGTGTCGAACCACTGGGTAATCCAGCGCTGCGGGTCGGCGTCCAGGATCGCGACCCGATAGCCCTGATGCGCCAATTCGGTAGCAAGCAGAAGCGCCGCAGTGGTCTTGCCGGCCCCACCTTTGGCATTGGCAAATGAGATAACTGGCATTCTCTGTCCTCAAGGGTCTCGTCCGAGCGTCTCATCGCTCTGGAGCAGCCCTGATCATTGGCGCCCGCTACCTGCATTCTTTCTAATTATGGTTAACAAACAGAAAATATGAAGCAAAAACGCCCTCCCCTAAATCAGGGAGGGCGCTCAGTAAAATCCAATGAATTCAACAGGCAAGAATGGATGCAATCGTCGCATTGGCGACGTCAACCCCGCAAGGGCACGCAGGAACCGACATGCCGCGGCTCAACACGTCCGGCTTTGAGATCAGCGAGATTCGGCAGTGACGGATCCGGACCACCGACGCTTTCCTCGAAAACCACCCGGTCGAGCTTGATCATCTTGCCGCTCGGAAGAAAGCTCACCAGTGTCTTGGAATCGATGACGGCCATGCCGAACTTGGCCTTGCAGAAGTGCTTGCCATCCTTGCCGCTGAGCACCCAACCCATGGAGCCCGATTTGGCATGGCTCATTGCAGCGACCGTGTAGCCCTTCTTCAAAAGGCCCGAATAACTCTCGGCAGAAGCCGTGCCTGCGGCCAGCACGCAAAACGATGCCAGCAGCGTGGACAGATAGAAACGATGTCTGATCATGAACTTCCCTTGATACCACCTGCCATTGTAGCAGACCGACTCGGCAACTGTATTCGAGACAAAACACACAGAAAAGCCCGGCATCGCCAGATGCCGGGCCAATATCGTGAATATGCAAGGTCTTAGAAGCAGTCGGCGAACAGCTGCTTGGTATTTTCCAGCGTCAGCTTGACCGGATTGCCACCTGCACTCGGATCCTCGATCGCCATTGCCGACAACTCGTCGACGCGGTCATTGGCAATGCCCATGGCCGTCAGGTTTTCCGGAACGTGAAGTTCGGCACGCAGCGACAGGACATAGTCGTAGAACCCGTCAAAGCCGCCAGAAATGCCGAGATAGGCAGCAGCCCGTTCGATCTTGTCCTCGATCACTTCGCGATTGAAGCGCAATACCGGCGGCATCACCACCGCATTGGTCATGCCGTGATGGGTATTGTAGACGGCGCCGATAGGATGCGACAGCGCATGAATTGCGCCAAGCCCCTTCTGGAACGCGACGGCACCCATAGCGGCAGCCGACATCATGTTGCTGCGAGCCTCGATATCGGTTCCGTCATGATAGGCGCGCGGCAGGAAATCCTTGACCAGGCGCATGCCTTCCAGCGCTATGCCGGCAGACATCGGGTGATAGAAAGGCGACGAATAGGCTTCCAGGCAATGGGCAAACGCGTCCATGCCCGTGCCGGCCGTGATGATCTTCGGCATGCCGACCGTCAATTCCGGATCGCAGATGACGACACCCGGCAGGAATTTCGGATGGAAGATGATCTTCTTCACATGGGTGACCGAATTGGTGATCACCGAGGCGCGGCCGACTTCAGAGCCTGTGCCGGCCGTGGTCGGCACGGCGACGATCGGTGCGATGCCGTCGGAATTGGCACGCGTCCACCAGTCACCAATATCCTCGAAATCCCAGACCGGACGGGTCTGGCCAACCATGAAGGCAACGCATTTGCCAAGATCGAGGCCGGAACCGCCGCCGAAGGCAACGACACCGTCATGGCCGCCATCCTTGTAGGCCTTGATGCCGGCTTCCAGATTCTTCTCATTCGGGTTCGGATCGACATCGGCGAAGATCGCCCGGCCGAGACCGGCTTCTTCCAGAACCTCAAGCGCTGCCTGGGTGATCTGCATCGGCGCCAGACCACGATCGGTGATCAGCAGCGGCTTTTTCATGCCGAGCGACTTGCAGGCATCGGCCAGTTCCTTGATCCGGCCACGGCCCATCTTGATGGCGGTCGGATAGCTCCAGTTGGCGACGATATTCATTTCGTGACTTTCTTCAGATGGTAGGATTTCGGGCGGGTCAGGTTCTGGAAGCCGAGCACGGAGAGCGAGCCGCCCTTGCCGGTTTCCTTGACGCCGGTCCAGCATAGCGCCGGATCGAGATAATCGGCGCGGTTCATGAAGACGGTACCGGTCTCGATCTCGCGACCGATGCGCGAGGCGCGTTCCGGATCCTGCGTCCAGAGTGACGCGGTCAGGCCGTAAGGGCTGTCATTCATCAGGCCGAGCGCTTCTTCATCACTTTTCACCTTCATGATGCCGACGGCCGGACCAAAGGTCTCGTCCTTCATGAAGGCCATCGAGTGATCGACGTTTACCAGCACCTGCGGCATGATATAGGCGCCGCCGTCATCGGCCTGGAACAGTTTCGGATCGACGAGCGCCTTGGCGCCCTTCGACACGGCATCGGCGATCTGCTCGCGCACAACCTTGGCGAAGCGCTTGTTCGCCATCGGCCCGAGCGTCGTTTCCTTGTCGAGCGGATTGCCGAGCTTGTAGTTCGACACCCAGGCGACCGACTTCTCGACGAAGGCGTCATAGAGGCTCTCATGCACATAGATGCGCTCGATGCCGCAGCAGCACTGGCCGGAATTGTAGGTCGCGCCGTCCATCAGCGTATCGACAGCGGCATCTAGGTCCGCGTCCTCCATCACGTAACCCGGATCCTTGCCGCCAAGCTCGAGGCCGAGACCGGCGAAAGTTCCGGCGGCGGCCCGCTCGATCGAACGACCGCCCTCGACCGAGCCGGTGAAATTGATGAAGTTGAAGTTGCCGGCCGCAATCAGCGCCGAGGTCGTGGCGTGGTCGAGGAAGAGGTTGATGAAGACATCATCCGGAACGCCCGCCTCGACAAAGGCACGCACCATGCGCTCGCCGACCAGCAGCGTCTGCGTCGCATGTTTGATGACGACGGTATTGCCGGCCATCAGCGCCGGCGCGATCGTGTTGATCGCCGTCATGTAGGGATAGTTCCACGGCGCAATGACGAAGACCACACCATGCGGCTCGCGCTCGATGCGGCGGGAAAACGTCGCGCTGTCCTCGACAACCAGCGGCGCCAGCGCGTCGGCGGCAATCGCCGCGACATAGTTGGAGCGCTCGTTGAAACCCTTGTATTCGCCGCCATAGCGCACAGGACGGCCCATCATGTGCGCCAGTTCCGGCACCACTTCGTCGGCCATCTCGTTCAGGCGGGCAACGCCCTTCAGCACGAGTTGCACGCGGTCTTCGAGCGGCCGGCGCGCCCAGGCCTTCTGCGCCTTGCGGGCACGGCCGACAGCCTCCGTCGCCGCTTCCAGCGACATGGCCGGTCGCTCGGCATAAACCGATCCGTCGATCGGCGAAATGCATTGGATCATGGTCATGATCTTTTTCCTGTTGTTGCATAAAGAAGATGACAGCGGCAATCGCCGCTGTCCTTGTTTTCACCCTACGACGGCGAAGGTGGCAGCCTCAAGGCCGCCTTGTGTCACGCGCGCTCGAAGCCGCGCGCCACCTCCCAATCCGTGATGCGCCGGTCATATTCTTCCTGTTCCCACTCTGCCGCGCGGACGTAGTGGTCGACGACATTGTCGCCGAATGCCGAGCGCAGCATCGCAGACTTGGTCAATTCTTCGGTCGCCGCGCGCAGCGTGCGTGGGATTTCCCGCACATCGGTTGCACCATAGGCATCGCCGGTGAATGCGGCTTCGAGTTCCATCTTCTTCTCGATGCCGTCGATGCCGGCAGCAATCAGGGCCGCCATGGCAAGATACGGATTGAGGTCGGAGCCACCGACGCGGCATTCGACGCGGATAGCCTTGGTATCCTCGCCGCACAACCGGTAGCCGGCGGTACGGTTGTCCTTCGACCAGATTGCCTTGGTCGGCGCGAATGTGCCAGCCATGAAGCGCTTGTAGGAATTGATATAGGGCGCGAGGAAATAGGTAATCTCGCTGGCATGGCTAAGCAGGCCGGCCATGTATTGCCGCATCAGCTCGGACATGCCGTATTTGCCCTTCTCGTCGTAAAACAGCGGCTTGCCATCGAGCGACCAGAGCGACTGGTGGATGTGTGACGACGAACCGGCTGCAGTGTAATGCCACTTGGCGAGGAAGGTGATCGCCTTGCCCTGCGACCAGGCAATTTCCTTGCAGCCGTTCTTGATGATCACATGGCGGTCGGCCATGGTCAGCGCATCGGCGTAGCGGACATTGATTTCTTCCTGTCCGGCGGACGCCTCACCCTTGGAATTCTCGACCGGGATGCCCGCGCCCTGCAGGCCCTTGCGGATCGCGCGCATGACACCCTCTTCCTTGGTCGTCTGGAAAATGTGATAGTCTTCGTTATAGCCCGAAGCCAGCTTCAGGTTGCGGTAGCCGCTCGCCTGAGCGGTTTCATAGCTCTGGTCGAACAGGAAGAATTCGAGTTCGGTCGCCATGAACGGCTTCATGCCCATGGCTTCCAGCCGCTTGACCTGCTTCTTAAGGATGGCGCGCGGCGAATGCGGCACCTCCTCATGCGTATGATGATCGAGCATATCGCAGAGAACGAGTGCGGTTCCTTCCAGCCAGGGCGTCTTTCGAAGCGTCGAAAGGTCGGGCTTCATGGTGTAGTCGCCATAACCCTTTTCCCAGCTCGTCGCCTTGTAGCCGGAGACCGTTTCCATTTCCATGTCGGTGGCAAGCAGATAATTGCAGCTATGCGTTTCCTTGTAGGCGCTCTCGACGAAGAATTCCGCCTGGAAGCGCTTGCCCATCAATCGGCCCTGCATGTCCACCTGGCAGGCCAGAACGGTATCGATGCGGCCTTCGGCGACATCCTTCTTCAAGTCTTCAAATGTGTAGGTGGTGGTCATGGGTGCCATCCGAATGGGTAGGTAAAAGGAACAGGAAACCGCGCCGCAGGCACTGGTTAAATGACGTGGGCAGCAAGCCGGAAGCACGACGCCACCGGCTTGCTGTTTTGTTCAACGGTCAGGCGCCCTCACCGACAGCCTTTTCGGCTGCGGCAATCTCGGCCTGGCGCTTGGCAACTTCTTCGCCGATGGGAGGTCCTTTGAAACGCTTGTTTTCAAAGACGAACCAGACGATGGCAGTGATGACGAAGAAGCCGATCGTGATCGGAAGCGCCCAGTCATTCGGCGGCTGGATGCCGATGTAGAAGATCAGCGCCATGGCAAGAACCACCAGGACCGCAACGAGACGGAACAGGCCTGCTCCCATGTTCCAGGGACCCATTGCCGGCCACTTCGGCGTCCCGATGGCAACAAAGCCGAGCGCAATCGGAAGCGCGAAGGACAGGAACAGGAAGATGACCGTGCACGACACGACGATGGAATAGGCAGGCGTGCCGGCAATGGTGATGGCCGACGTGAACCACACGAACAAAACCGACAGGATCGAACCCGTCCAGATCGCAGCCACCGGCGAGCGATACTTCGTGCTGACCTTGGCAAGCGCTGCAGAGCCCGGCAGGCCCTTGTCACGCGAGAAGGCAAAGATCATCCGCGACAGCGAAGTCACCGTGGCAAGACCGCACAGGAACTGCGAAATGAAGATCAGGAAGTAGAGGATCTCCTTCATCGTCGGATTCACCTGCGCGTCCATCGCCCAGAAGAACACGTTCCAGCCCTGCTTTGCCGCATCATCCATGTTCGGCAGCATCAGGACGAACGAGCACAGCATGATGTAACCGAACAGCGCCGACCAGAATACCGACGAGATCATGCCGCGTGGCACGGATTCGGCCGCCTTGACCGTTTCTTCCGACGTATGCGCCGAAGCGTCATAGCCGGTGATCGTGTAGATCGGCAGCAACAGACCGAGAAGGAAGGCCATGGTGCCGGACACGGCAAATGGCCAGACAAGCGACGCGCCCTCGGTGCCGGTATAGTTGGCAAACGTGAAGAGGCGGCCAATTTCGAAGCTCGGCGCCGAAAACAGGCAAACCACCGTCAGCAGGATAGCCGTGACAAAGATCAAATAGCCCGAGAAATCGGTGAGCTTTGCCGTCAGGCCGATACCGAAATGGTTGATGCCGGCCTGCAGACCGGTGATCAGCGCCACGAAGAGGACGCGATGCGTCAGCGTGTCTTCGATGCCGAAATAGGCGCCGAACGAGCCGAAGAAGAAGTAGAAGGTGCCGACATTGATGGCGCCCAGAACGGTGACAAGTCCGAGCAGGTTCAGCCAGGCAGCCAGCCAGCCGGTGAAGCGGTTACCGAGGATCGAACCCCAGTGATAGAGGCCGCCGGCCGTCGGATAGGCCGAACTGATCTGCGCCAGACCGAGTGCGAACAGGCCCGAGATCAGGCAACCGAGCGGCCAGCCGATACCGATCGCAGCGCCGCCGGCGCCGGACGTAGCCTGGCCGAGGGAGTTGATACCGCCCGACAGGATGCAAATGATTGAAAAGGAAATGGCGAAGTTCGAAAATGAACTCATCCGTCGTTCGAGTTCCTGGGCATAGCCCATGGAATGCAGGATATGAAGATCCTGCTTTTTATCGGAATCAGAATAGTCTGACATGACGTCCCCCAATTGACGATTATCCGCGGAATTGCGGACAATTGACTGTCTTTCAGTTCCACCACTGACGGGCGGAGGTTGCAGCAGAGCCGCTCCCCTCGGGGTCTTGTTATTGTTTCAGGCAGTCGTTGATCGCGCGTTTGATCAGGACTGCCAGATAATCGGCCACAACCCCTTGGCCGTTACTCTCCGCGATCAGGTCATTGCGGACCTCGATCATGACATTGAGATGCCCCTGCGGCAGGGCATGCAATTTCAGGCTATGCGTGACGCCGTCCTCCGGACCGTAGGGCGCATTGCGCTCCACCCGGAACGGGCCACCCCTGGCGGCCTCCAGCATGCCATCCGCCAACCGGCTGTCGGCATCGTGCAGGATGCCGATCTCAACGGCCCGCGGCTTGCCGAAATACACCGGCGTGAAACTGTGCACGGTGACGAGGACGCTCGCGCGGCCGTCCGCCCGGCGCGCGGCAAGCGTCGCGCTGATGCGATCGTGAAACGGCACATAGAGTGCTGCGGTGCGCGCGTAGCGCTCGGCCGCATCAAGGTCGCGGTTCCCCGGAATGTCGTAGATTTCGCTGCGATCCGGCATGGCGGCGGGTGATTCCGGCGGGCGATTGCAGTCGTAGAGCAGACGGGAGAACCGCTGGTGGATCAGCACCGCATCAAGCTTTTCCGACAACAGCCGCGAAACCGCCAGGGCGCCCGGATCCCAGGCGATGTGGCTTTCCAGCGCTTCGGCCGTAAGGCCTAGGTCCCCTGCCCGCACAGGCAAGGCGCGACTTGCATGTTCACAGACCAGCACCACGGCGCCTGAAGCAGCGGAATTCTCCACTGCAACGGCTTCGCCGTCCGCCGACGTCAGGATGTCTGGCCTTGAGAGCATGCTGATTTCCCCTGCGCCATTCGGCTGCATTTATTGAGAAGAGAATTCTTCACGATTTAGCCGCTGTCAATGGGATCTGAAGAAATCTCTTCAAAATAGCAATTGACACATTCCGGCCATAAAGGCTTAATTCTCCAAAAGCCGGCAAAAGATCGGCTTGAGGGGAGACCATCGGTCCTTGCTAAGTGCGTCCAAGACAGTGTCGGACGTGATCCACGCCC encodes:
- a CDS encoding N-formylglutamate amidohydrolase — protein: MLSRPDILTSADGEAVAVENSAASGAVVLVCEHASRALPVRAGDLGLTAEALESHIAWDPGALAVSRLLSEKLDAVLIHQRFSRLLYDCNRPPESPAAMPDRSEIYDIPGNRDLDAAERYARTAALYVPFHDRISATLAARRADGRASVLVTVHSFTPVYFGKPRAVEIGILHDADSRLADGMLEAARGGPFRVERNAPYGPEDGVTHSLKLHALPQGHLNVMIEVRNDLIAESNGQGVVADYLAVLIKRAINDCLKQ